A window of Sphingobacterium sp. SRCM116780 contains these coding sequences:
- the plsX gene encoding phosphate acyltransferase PlsX encodes MKIGLDILGGDYAPKATILGAIEAQQILSNDQKIVLFGNKDETRSLIEQAGGNPLDFEYVHAPDNISMGEHPTKAITQKPNSSIAKGFELLKNGEIDSFASAGNTGAMLVGSVFSVKTVPGVLRPAITTIVPKLKSGFGLLLDVGANADCKPEMLNQFAILGSLYSQHMYGITLPKVGLLNIGEEEEKGNLLTTTTYPLLKNNERINFIGNIEGRDLFSDLADVYVCDGFTGNVVLKLAESFYVVTLKKGFKDEFFDRFNYEQYGGSPVLGVNAPVIIGHGISTPQAIKNMVLQSRDMIQSDFIDKIRSAFN; translated from the coding sequence ATGAAGATTGGTTTAGACATTTTGGGTGGCGACTACGCCCCTAAAGCAACAATATTAGGAGCGATAGAAGCTCAACAGATATTATCAAACGATCAAAAGATTGTTCTTTTTGGTAATAAAGATGAGACAAGATCACTTATTGAACAAGCTGGGGGTAATCCTTTAGATTTTGAATATGTGCATGCTCCTGACAATATTAGTATGGGTGAACACCCTACTAAAGCAATTACACAAAAACCAAATTCTAGTATTGCCAAAGGCTTTGAATTACTAAAAAATGGTGAAATAGATTCTTTTGCTTCCGCTGGTAATACTGGTGCAATGCTTGTTGGATCTGTTTTCAGTGTAAAAACAGTGCCTGGTGTATTAAGACCTGCTATTACGACAATTGTTCCAAAACTCAAATCAGGTTTTGGGCTATTACTTGATGTCGGTGCTAATGCAGATTGCAAACCCGAAATGCTGAATCAGTTTGCCATTTTGGGAAGTTTGTATTCGCAACATATGTACGGTATCACTTTACCGAAAGTGGGTTTACTAAACATCGGTGAAGAAGAAGAAAAAGGTAATCTCCTAACCACAACCACCTATCCCCTTTTAAAAAATAACGAGCGTATTAACTTCATTGGAAACATAGAAGGTCGCGATCTGTTTTCAGATCTTGCTGATGTATACGTTTGTGATGGTTTCACGGGTAACGTTGTTTTAAAACTAGCAGAATCATTTTACGTAGTGACATTGAAAAAAGGATTCAAAGATGAATTCTTCGATCGATTCAACTACGAGCAATATGGAGGAAGTCCTGTTTTAGGAGTAAATGCTCCTGTTATAATAGGTCATGGAATATCAACTCCACAGGCTATTAAAAATATGGTTTTACAATCTAGAGATATGATTCAGTCAGATTTTATTGACAAAATCAGATCTGCTTTTAATTAA
- the accB gene encoding acetyl-CoA carboxylase biotin carboxyl carrier protein, with protein MGMDIKQIQDLIKFVSKSGVNEVAIEEKDFKITIKTNQEPTYVTASAPVAAAPLAAAPQPVAATPVASAAAPIVVSEEANFITIKSPMIGTFYRSAGPGKPMFANVGDEINSGKVLCIIEAMKLFNEIESEVSGKIVKILVEDAQPVEFDQPLFLVDPR; from the coding sequence ATGGGTATGGACATTAAACAAATTCAAGACTTGATTAAATTCGTTTCAAAATCAGGTGTGAATGAAGTAGCAATCGAAGAAAAAGATTTCAAAATTACAATAAAAACAAATCAAGAGCCTACATATGTTACCGCTTCAGCTCCTGTTGCTGCGGCACCATTAGCAGCTGCTCCTCAACCTGTTGCAGCAACTCCAGTAGCAAGTGCAGCTGCACCAATTGTTGTTTCTGAAGAGGCTAATTTTATTACGATCAAGTCTCCTATGATCGGTACTTTCTATCGTTCGGCGGGACCTGGTAAACCAATGTTTGCAAATGTTGGAGACGAAATCAATAGTGGTAAGGTATTGTGTATCATTGAAGCAATGAAATTATTCAATGAAATTGAATCTGAAGTTTCAGGTAAAATTGTTAAAATCTTGGTAGAAGATGCTCAACCCGTTGAGTTCGACCAACCATTATTCTTGGTAGATCCAAGATAA
- the rpiB gene encoding ribose 5-phosphate isomerase B — translation MSTLKTIAIGSDHAGFEYKTAIIALLNELGYEVKDFGPYNSDSVDYPDYAHPVASEVEDKKASLGILICGSANGVAITANKHQGIRAAIAWLEEIAALARQHNDANIICIPARFIDLELAKSIVKTFVSTDFDGGRHANRVNKIACDC, via the coding sequence ATGAGTACTTTAAAAACAATTGCAATAGGAAGTGATCATGCAGGTTTTGAATACAAAACAGCTATCATAGCTTTATTGAATGAATTAGGTTACGAAGTAAAAGATTTCGGACCCTATAATAGCGATTCTGTGGATTATCCGGATTATGCACACCCAGTTGCAAGTGAAGTAGAAGACAAGAAAGCAAGTCTAGGTATACTGATTTGCGGTAGTGCGAACGGTGTTGCAATTACTGCGAACAAACATCAAGGAATCCGTGCCGCTATTGCTTGGTTAGAAGAAATCGCTGCTTTAGCTCGTCAACATAATGATGCGAACATCATTTGTATTCCAGCTCGGTTTATCGATTTGGAATTAGCAAAATCTATCGTCAAAACATTTGTTTCAACAGATTTTGATGGTGGTAGACATGCAAACCGAGTGAATAAAATTGCCTGTGATTGTTAA
- the accC gene encoding acetyl-CoA carboxylase biotin carboxylase subunit — protein MFKKILIANRGEIALRIIRTCREMGIKSVAVYSTADRDSLHVRFADEAVCIGPPASKDSYLNIPNIISAAELTNADAIHPGYGFLSENARFSAICAEYGIKFIGATADQIEKMGDKAHAKDTMKKAGVPTVPGSEGLLTSFQEGIKLANGIGYPVIIKATAGGGGRGMRIIWKDEEFEQAWDSARQESAAAFGNDGMYLEKYVEEPRHIEIQVVGDQFGTVCHLSERDCSIQRRHQKLLEEAPSPFITPELRQKMGEAAIKGAKAVNYEGAGTIEFLVDKNRNFYFMEMNTRIQVEHPVTEEVINFDLIKEQIKVAAGIPISGKNYEPTMHAIECRINAEDPFQNFRPSPGKITNFHSPGGHGVRVDTHVYAGYTIPPNYDSMIAKLICVAQTREEAISTMERALSEFVIEGIKTTIPLHLRLMRDPNFRAGNFTTKFMETFDLSEDIA, from the coding sequence ATGTTTAAAAAAATATTAATAGCTAATAGAGGAGAAATCGCCTTACGTATCATTCGCACATGTCGTGAAATGGGTATTAAGAGTGTAGCTGTTTATTCAACAGCCGATAGAGATAGTTTACATGTTCGTTTTGCGGATGAAGCTGTTTGTATAGGTCCTCCTGCGAGTAAAGATTCTTACTTAAACATTCCAAATATTATCTCAGCTGCAGAGTTAACAAATGCAGATGCGATTCATCCTGGATATGGCTTCTTATCTGAAAATGCAAGATTTTCAGCTATTTGTGCTGAATACGGCATCAAATTTATTGGTGCTACTGCTGATCAGATAGAGAAAATGGGCGATAAAGCTCATGCAAAGGACACGATGAAAAAAGCGGGTGTGCCTACGGTACCTGGTTCTGAAGGTCTTTTGACTTCTTTTCAAGAAGGTATTAAACTGGCGAATGGAATCGGATATCCTGTTATCATTAAAGCAACTGCTGGTGGTGGTGGTAGAGGTATGCGTATCATTTGGAAAGATGAAGAATTTGAGCAGGCTTGGGATTCTGCTCGTCAGGAATCTGCTGCTGCTTTTGGTAATGATGGTATGTATCTGGAAAAATATGTAGAAGAACCTAGACACATTGAAATCCAAGTCGTGGGTGATCAATTTGGCACGGTATGTCATTTATCTGAAAGAGATTGTTCGATACAACGTCGTCATCAAAAATTATTAGAAGAGGCTCCTTCTCCATTCATTACACCAGAATTGCGTCAAAAGATGGGAGAAGCAGCGATTAAAGGTGCTAAAGCGGTAAATTACGAAGGTGCTGGTACAATCGAATTTCTGGTTGACAAAAACCGCAACTTCTACTTTATGGAGATGAATACACGTATCCAGGTAGAACATCCCGTAACCGAGGAAGTCATTAATTTTGATTTAATTAAAGAACAAATTAAAGTGGCTGCTGGTATCCCAATTTCTGGTAAAAACTACGAACCAACCATGCATGCTATTGAATGTCGTATCAATGCGGAAGATCCTTTCCAAAATTTCCGTCCATCACCAGGAAAAATCACGAATTTCCATTCACCAGGTGGTCATGGCGTACGTGTAGATACACATGTATATGCAGGCTATACCATACCTCCAAACTATGATTCAATGATTGCAAAATTAATATGTGTTGCACAAACACGTGAGGAAGCAATTTCGACCATGGAAAGAGCGTTAAGTGAATTTGTTATTGAAGGTATTAAAACTACAATTCCACTTCATTTACGTCTAATGCGTGATCCAAACTTCAGAGCGGGTAACTTTACCACGAAATTTATGGAGACTTTTGATCTTTCAGAGGATATTGCATAA
- a CDS encoding beta-ketoacyl-ACP synthase III codes for MSKIHAAITAVGGYVPDYILTNKELETMVDTNDEWIVSRTGIKERRILKGEGKATSDLAVPAVQQLLEKRGIAATDIELIIFCTSTPDMLFPATANILAYKIGATNAWGYDLQAACSGFLFGLTTGVQFIESGKHKKVLVVGADKMSSVVNYQDRNTCILFGDGCAAVLLEPNEEGLGIQDSILRTDGSGGQYLNIKGGGSLNPASHATVDAGMHYAYQEGKTVFKFAVTNMANVAAEIMEKNNLTADDIAFLVPHQANKRIIDATAERAGLPEEKVMINIQKYGNTTSATIPLCLWEWENKLKKGDNLILAAFGGGFTWGSIYIKWAY; via the coding sequence ATGTCAAAAATTCATGCTGCTATTACAGCAGTTGGTGGATATGTTCCGGATTATATCCTCACCAATAAAGAGCTAGAAACGATGGTTGATACTAATGACGAGTGGATTGTCTCTCGTACGGGTATCAAAGAACGTAGAATCTTAAAAGGAGAAGGTAAAGCAACTTCAGACTTAGCTGTACCTGCAGTACAACAGTTATTGGAAAAAAGAGGTATAGCGGCTACAGATATTGAATTGATCATTTTCTGTACAAGCACGCCTGATATGCTTTTTCCTGCAACAGCCAATATCTTAGCCTATAAAATAGGCGCAACAAATGCTTGGGGATATGATTTGCAAGCAGCATGTTCTGGATTTCTATTTGGATTAACAACTGGGGTTCAGTTTATTGAGTCTGGAAAACATAAAAAAGTACTTGTTGTAGGTGCTGATAAAATGTCTTCTGTCGTTAACTATCAAGACCGTAACACCTGTATCCTATTTGGTGATGGCTGTGCTGCTGTTTTATTAGAGCCAAATGAAGAAGGATTGGGCATTCAAGATAGTATATTGAGAACGGATGGCTCTGGTGGTCAGTATTTAAATATCAAAGGTGGAGGTTCACTAAACCCTGCTTCGCACGCTACTGTAGATGCGGGTATGCATTATGCTTATCAAGAGGGTAAAACTGTCTTTAAATTTGCCGTTACGAATATGGCCAATGTTGCAGCGGAGATTATGGAAAAAAATAATCTGACCGCAGATGATATTGCTTTTCTAGTTCCTCATCAAGCAAATAAACGTATTATCGATGCGACAGCTGAACGTGCTGGATTACCGGAAGAAAAGGTTATGATCAATATTCAGAAATACGGTAATACCACAAGTGCTACTATTCCATTGTGTTTATGGGAATGGGAAAACAAATTGAAAAAAGGTGATAATCTGATTTTAGCTGCCTTTGGTGGTGGCTTTACTTGGGGATCTATCTACATAAAATGGGCTTACTAA
- the tatC gene encoding twin-arginine translocase subunit TatC, with protein MSTTERKSLIESIKDKGKNLEAEMSFFDHLEVLRWHLVRSVIAICIFAGLSFTFYDFVFNEIIMGPKNLNFWTYRMMCIVGNKFNLDGFCVEHIPFNIINTELAGQFMLQINSCLLMSLLLGFPYILFEIWLFIKPALTDIERRSAQGFVFYATLLFVLGVLFGYYVVVPLSVNFLANISLSVEITNQITIDSYLSTIATLSLGCGIVFLLPILIFILSKIGIMTPEFMRASRRYASVIILVIAAIITPTADVITMLTVATPMFILYEISILVSANVKKAKLAQEKNNI; from the coding sequence ATGAGTACAACAGAACGAAAAAGCTTAATAGAATCTATAAAAGATAAAGGAAAAAATTTAGAGGCAGAGATGTCTTTCTTTGACCATCTCGAGGTATTAAGATGGCACTTGGTTCGTTCAGTCATTGCAATTTGTATCTTTGCGGGTTTATCCTTCACTTTCTACGATTTCGTCTTCAACGAAATTATTATGGGACCCAAAAATCTTAATTTTTGGACATACAGAATGATGTGTATTGTGGGTAATAAATTTAATCTTGATGGGTTCTGTGTCGAACATATTCCTTTTAATATTATCAATACCGAATTGGCAGGGCAGTTCATGCTACAGATTAACTCCTGTTTATTGATGTCCTTATTATTAGGTTTCCCTTACATTTTGTTTGAAATCTGGCTTTTTATAAAACCTGCTTTAACAGATATTGAGCGTAGATCGGCTCAGGGTTTTGTTTTTTATGCTACTTTACTCTTCGTATTAGGTGTTTTATTTGGATATTATGTCGTGGTACCTTTATCGGTCAACTTCCTAGCTAATATTTCATTAAGTGTCGAAATTACCAATCAAATTACCATTGACTCTTATCTTTCCACGATTGCAACATTATCCTTAGGTTGTGGTATTGTATTCTTATTACCGATATTAATCTTTATTTTATCTAAAATAGGAATCATGACACCAGAGTTTATGCGTGCGAGTAGAAGATATGCCTCAGTAATTATCTTAGTTATTGCAGCCATCATCACCCCTACTGCCGATGTCATTACAATGTTAACGGTAGCTACTCCAATGTTCATTTTGTATGAAATCAGTATCTTAGTATCTGCGAATGTTAAGAAAGCAAAATTAGCACAAGAAAAAAATAATATATAA
- a CDS encoding YceD family protein, with amino-acid sequence MKHLKQYKIPFSGLNAGKHNFEFEIDKKFFDCFEHSIVKNGNLIANIELQKQENLLILNFTIVGEIQLTCDVCLSEFLSPITVKERILVKFTEEDWTDNTEEVLVLSKSDHELDLTELLYEYINLAVPLFAKCSDQGMDITCDPAMLAHLSSEHEKENQAKEENIDPRWAALRNIKNN; translated from the coding sequence GTGAAACATCTAAAACAATATAAAATACCGTTTTCGGGGCTAAATGCAGGAAAACACAATTTTGAATTTGAAATAGATAAAAAGTTCTTTGATTGTTTTGAGCATTCCATTGTAAAGAATGGAAATCTGATCGCAAATATCGAATTGCAAAAGCAAGAAAACTTGCTGATTTTGAATTTTACAATTGTTGGTGAAATCCAATTGACATGCGATGTTTGTTTAAGCGAATTTCTATCGCCAATTACAGTAAAAGAACGCATATTGGTCAAATTCACTGAAGAGGACTGGACAGATAATACAGAAGAAGTATTGGTCTTATCTAAAAGCGATCATGAACTAGATCTTACTGAATTGTTATATGAATATATCAATTTAGCTGTTCCTTTATTTGCTAAATGTAGCGATCAAGGAATGGATATTACTTGTGATCCGGCGATGTTAGCACACTTATCCAGTGAGCATGAAAAGGAAAATCAAGCAAAAGAAGAAAACATTGACCCACGTTGGGCAGCATTAAGAAATATTAAAAATAACTAA
- a CDS encoding transglutaminase-like domain-containing protein → MDEKELQALITLLDDPDQIIFEEIENKLLSLGPDIIPSLEEYWESSFDPNIQERLEKIIHNIQFEQTKNELLVWKMSNSYNLLEGLLVINSYQYPSYDNNLIRITMEDLKREIWLELRYEMTPLEKVSLMNYVLFNKFGLSGNTNDYHNPQNSFIGRVLESKKGNPLTLSCIYTIIAQKLDIPIFGINLPKHFMLSYVDDDQQENEVLFYINAFNKGQVMQKSDVISFLKQLNLPLSKEFMLPCDNVTILKRVLRNLITAYEQNESSSKKQEIETLFKLLEE, encoded by the coding sequence ATGGATGAAAAAGAATTACAGGCTTTAATAACGTTATTGGATGACCCTGACCAAATAATTTTTGAAGAAATCGAAAATAAATTATTGAGCTTAGGTCCTGACATTATTCCCTCGTTGGAAGAATATTGGGAATCTTCTTTTGATCCCAATATACAGGAACGGTTAGAAAAAATTATTCATAACATACAATTTGAACAGACTAAAAATGAATTATTAGTTTGGAAAATGAGTAACTCTTATAATTTGCTAGAAGGTTTACTTGTGATTAATAGTTACCAGTATCCGTCTTATGATAACAATCTTATTCGCATTACGATGGAGGATCTAAAACGTGAAATATGGTTGGAACTTCGTTATGAAATGACTCCTTTGGAGAAGGTGTCGTTAATGAATTACGTCTTGTTTAATAAGTTTGGTCTATCAGGGAATACAAATGATTATCATAATCCTCAAAATTCCTTTATCGGGCGAGTTCTAGAGTCTAAAAAAGGGAATCCATTAACACTTTCTTGCATCTATACGATTATCGCTCAAAAGTTAGATATTCCTATTTTTGGCATTAACCTTCCGAAACATTTTATGCTTTCGTATGTGGATGATGATCAGCAAGAAAATGAGGTATTGTTTTACATCAATGCTTTCAATAAGGGTCAAGTTATGCAAAAATCAGATGTTATTTCTTTTCTAAAGCAACTCAACCTTCCCTTATCAAAGGAGTTTATGCTACCTTGCGATAATGTCACCATACTAAAAAGAGTGTTACGAAATCTAATCACTGCTTACGAACAAAATGAAAGTTCAAGCAAGAAACAAGAAATAGAAACACTCTTCAAACTCTTGGAGGAATAA
- the rpmF gene encoding 50S ribosomal protein L32: MAHPKRKTSKSRRDKRRTHYKADKPSLTICKETGAVHLPHRAYTVDGNVYYNGKLIIENTAVV; the protein is encoded by the coding sequence ATGGCACATCCAAAGCGTAAGACTTCTAAATCAAGAAGAGACAAAAGAAGAACACATTATAAAGCTGACAAACCTAGCTTAACAATTTGTAAAGAGACTGGTGCAGTTCATTTACCACACCGTGCATACACAGTAGACGGAAATGTATACTACAACGGTAAATTGATCATTGAAAATACAGCTGTTGTCTAA
- a CDS encoding M28 family peptidase produces MKKFFSVICFISSLYSCAVAQNPAAKYANAITEESTRKHLTILASVDFEGRGTGQKGGRLATEYIANEYKKLGLTAPVGGKYFQPVSLLKNSYQVKNFTIAGRPFVNGQDLLALGNNELKSIDDKEIIFIGYGIDDPKYSDIKGLDLKDKIVLLLNDKEPVDENGKSIITGTTKLSEWSTVRNKKIKEIMKHHPKLVLAYTEELDKWLENAGGRATEGRFNLAQDQAAPETNPMPIVVNITDHVANYILNQGKTSLANITSKINRSQKPQSFTINTVFNSQLGLMAEQFTDPNVMGYLEGTDLKNELIVIGGHYDHDGKDADGTIFPGADDNASGTTAVLELAKAFSQAKAEGNGPRRSILFITYAAEEKGLLGSKYYTENPIFPLNNTVTCINIDMIGRIDNKHLNGNHQYIHSIGADKLSSELSTINKEANEKSSQLELDFMYDDPKDPMRLYYRSDHYNFASKGIPSIFYFSGLHPDYHTPDDTVDKIDFPIMVKREKFIFQTAWDVANRDTKPAVDSKKD; encoded by the coding sequence ATGAAAAAATTCTTTAGTGTTATCTGTTTTATCTCGTCCTTATATAGCTGTGCTGTTGCACAAAATCCTGCGGCTAAATATGCCAATGCTATTACAGAAGAATCAACAAGAAAACATCTTACGATACTTGCTTCGGTAGATTTTGAAGGACGTGGTACTGGTCAGAAAGGTGGACGGCTGGCAACTGAATACATTGCTAATGAATATAAAAAATTAGGTTTAACAGCACCTGTGGGGGGTAAATACTTTCAACCTGTAAGTTTATTGAAAAATAGTTATCAAGTCAAAAATTTCACAATTGCTGGACGTCCCTTCGTGAATGGACAAGATCTCTTGGCATTAGGAAATAATGAATTAAAATCAATAGATGATAAAGAAATTATTTTTATTGGTTATGGCATTGATGACCCTAAATATTCGGACATAAAGGGATTAGATCTAAAAGATAAAATTGTTCTTTTATTAAATGATAAGGAACCCGTTGATGAGAATGGAAAATCAATCATTACGGGAACAACTAAATTATCAGAATGGTCTACCGTCAGGAATAAAAAAATCAAAGAGATCATGAAGCACCATCCTAAATTAGTTTTAGCGTACACAGAAGAATTGGACAAATGGCTGGAAAATGCAGGAGGTCGTGCGACAGAAGGACGCTTTAACTTAGCTCAGGATCAAGCAGCTCCTGAAACTAACCCTATGCCTATTGTTGTTAATATTACGGATCATGTAGCTAACTACATTTTAAATCAAGGAAAAACAAGTTTAGCAAATATTACTTCAAAAATAAATCGAAGTCAGAAGCCACAGTCATTCACCATTAACACTGTTTTTAATAGCCAATTAGGCTTGATGGCGGAACAATTTACAGATCCTAATGTGATGGGCTATTTGGAAGGTACCGATCTTAAAAATGAACTTATTGTGATCGGTGGCCATTATGATCATGACGGCAAAGACGCCGATGGCACAATCTTTCCAGGAGCAGACGACAATGCTTCTGGTACAACAGCTGTTTTGGAGCTAGCAAAAGCATTCAGTCAAGCCAAGGCAGAGGGTAATGGTCCCCGAAGAAGCATCTTGTTTATTACATATGCTGCAGAAGAAAAGGGACTATTGGGTTCCAAATACTATACGGAGAATCCGATCTTTCCACTCAACAATACCGTTACTTGTATCAATATCGACATGATAGGTCGCATCGATAATAAGCACTTAAATGGTAATCATCAATATATCCACTCGATTGGTGCCGATAAATTAAGTTCTGAATTATCCACAATAAACAAAGAGGCGAATGAAAAATCCAGTCAATTGGAACTAGACTTTATGTATGATGATCCTAAAGATCCTATGCGTCTTTATTATCGCTCTGATCATTATAATTTTGCAAGCAAGGGTATTCCTTCCATTTTCTATTTTTCAGGTTTACACCCAGATTACCATACACCAGACGATACGGTTGATAAAATTGATTTCCCAATTATGGTCAAGAGGGAAAAATTTATTTTCCAAACCGCTTGGGATGTCGCTAATCGCGATACAAAACCCGCTGTAGATAGTAAAAAAGACTAG
- a CDS encoding epoxyqueuosine reductase QueH: MEEQEFIREKLTLPNEGKKLLLHSCCAPCAGEVMEALISSNIEFTIYFYNPNIHPRKEYDLRKEENIRFAEKHNIPFIDADYDVDHWFELAKGMEHEPEKGIRCTMCFDMRFEKTAEYAAAHGFDVISSSLGISRWKNMDQINDCGLRAASRHEGMDYWTFNWRKKGGAIRMLEISKKERFYMQEYCGCAYSLRDTNRWRMETGREKIELGKNYYE, from the coding sequence ATGGAAGAGCAGGAGTTCATCAGAGAAAAATTAACATTACCCAATGAAGGCAAGAAATTGCTTTTACATTCTTGCTGTGCACCATGTGCTGGAGAAGTAATGGAAGCGTTAATCAGTTCGAATATCGAATTCACCATCTATTTCTATAATCCTAATATTCATCCACGTAAAGAATACGATTTACGTAAAGAGGAGAATATACGTTTTGCTGAAAAACACAATATCCCTTTTATTGATGCAGACTATGATGTTGATCATTGGTTTGAGTTAGCAAAAGGAATGGAACATGAGCCCGAAAAAGGGATTCGTTGTACGATGTGTTTTGATATGCGGTTTGAAAAAACAGCTGAATATGCTGCCGCACATGGATTTGATGTTATTTCTAGTTCGTTAGGAATTTCGAGATGGAAAAATATGGATCAAATCAATGATTGTGGGTTACGTGCTGCCTCTCGTCATGAAGGAATGGATTATTGGACGTTCAATTGGAGAAAAAAAGGGGGTGCTATCCGTATGTTAGAAATATCTAAAAAAGAACGTTTTTACATGCAGGAATATTGTGGTTGTGCTTACTCTTTACGGGACACCAATCGCTGGCGAATGGAAACGGGTAGAGAAAAAATAGAATTAGGTAAAAATTATTATGAATAA